The Vibrio kanaloae genome has a window encoding:
- a CDS encoding helix-turn-helix domain-containing protein, which translates to MSFKNPIPERLKQARKKAKLSQKALGESIGMDASSASPRMNQYEKGKHAPDVQTLKLIADELGVPLNYFFCEDESSAELACIVSQMTESERRKLITLLCENKG; encoded by the coding sequence GTGTCATTTAAAAACCCAATCCCAGAGCGACTCAAACAAGCTCGAAAAAAAGCAAAACTCTCTCAAAAAGCCTTGGGAGAAAGCATAGGTATGGATGCCAGTTCAGCAAGCCCTCGAATGAATCAATACGAGAAAGGCAAGCATGCCCCAGATGTTCAAACCTTAAAGCTTATCGCTGATGAGCTTGGTGTGCCGCTCAATTATTTCTTCTGTGAAGATGAAAGTTCTGCTGAGTTAGCATGTATTGTGTCTCAAATGACGGAGAGTGAAAGAAGGAAACTCATTACATTACTTTGCGAAAATAAAGGCTAA